Proteins found in one Candidatus Margulisiibacteriota bacterium genomic segment:
- a CDS encoding glycosyltransferase gives MKKKILYIFSDTGGGHRSAANAIIKSVDCLRPGKYNQEMVDAFAQCSGFLNVFAKLYSPVIKYSPELWGRLYYWLDDQKKLAQLEKLSRPFILKELTKLIAVRKPDLIVSVHPMVNHLTVQAILGSGLKVPFIVVITDPVTLHRAWIKPDVDLVIVASKEAKRNAINYGMPEKKIKVIGMPIDPKFILSQKAAVKAAKFTILLMGGGEGAGKMGDIIKEFDRAKFDGKLIVICGRNKNLEEKLKKQASGFSFELEVIGFTDQVPEVMGRSDLIITKAGPGTIAEALAKNLPIIITSWLPGQEEGNVEFVVKGKVGQVSRDPKKVVELVRQIRESGEYEAMKRNIKKISRPDAALKIAQEIFKFL, from the coding sequence ATGAAAAAGAAAATCCTGTATATTTTTTCCGACACCGGGGGCGGCCACCGCTCCGCCGCTAACGCGATCATCAAGTCGGTCGATTGCCTCCGCCCCGGAAAGTATAACCAGGAAATGGTCGACGCTTTTGCCCAATGTTCCGGCTTCCTCAATGTTTTCGCCAAGCTTTACTCGCCGGTGATCAAGTATTCCCCCGAATTGTGGGGACGGCTTTATTACTGGCTTGACGACCAGAAAAAGCTGGCCCAGTTGGAAAAGCTTTCCCGGCCTTTCATCTTAAAAGAACTGACGAAACTGATTGCTGTTCGCAAGCCTGACCTTATCGTTTCTGTTCACCCGATGGTTAACCATCTGACGGTCCAGGCGATCTTGGGCAGCGGCCTGAAAGTTCCTTTTATCGTGGTCATAACCGATCCGGTGACCCTGCACCGGGCCTGGATCAAGCCGGACGTCGATCTGGTCATCGTTGCATCCAAGGAAGCGAAACGAAACGCCATTAACTACGGCATGCCGGAGAAAAAAATAAAAGTGATCGGCATGCCGATCGACCCGAAATTTATCCTGTCCCAGAAAGCCGCCGTTAAAGCTGCCAAGTTCACCATTTTGCTGATGGGGGGCGGGGAAGGGGCCGGTAAGATGGGTGATATCATTAAAGAATTCGACCGGGCGAAGTTTGACGGTAAATTGATCGTGATCTGCGGCCGGAACAAGAACCTGGAAGAAAAACTGAAGAAACAGGCTTCCGGCTTCAGTTTTGAGCTTGAAGTTATCGGTTTTACCGATCAGGTTCCGGAAGTGATGGGCCGTTCCGACCTGATCATTACCAAGGCCGGGCCGGGAACGATCGCCGAAGCGCTGGCCAAAAATCTGCCGATCATTATTACCTCCTGGCTTCCCGGGCAGGAAGAGGGGAACGTGGAGTTCGTGGTCAAAGGGAAAGTCGGCCAGGTCAGCCGGGACCCGAAAAAGGTCGTCGAGCTGGTCCGGCAGATCAGAGAGAGCGGCGAATACGAGGCCATGAAACGGAATATAAAAAAGATCAGTCGGCCCGACGCGGCGCTTAAGATCGCGCAAGAGATTTTTAAATTTCTTTAA
- a CDS encoding S-layer homology domain-containing protein: MRLNWLIAGLLVFGWAAPVMAAGGTDDDFYLRDVPLGHYAYESVYDLVRLGVTKGFPDSTYRGGKPISRFELASFLSKYNYSEDKVQAEHEKLLAELRAEVNLLKQPEKKDGRLVVNGEITGGFKSGQANGAERSLFDYRLKLDLERQLDENARIRVGLDTMDNGFNGGNRDLVRDLLEIEGVYKFDASALIFTSGPGDVLHLSAFPSENGEVYRRIKRGVKYLSSYRNTGFGIEYLARGNDPAGTIADEELALPLVQNFRGVKVGLNPRFFSNSGDKAVHLDLTLRAGPTPNLRYSLLLGIGRLAGIDQGLYVKGELLLWNKLTLGAQKIGAGHREKGFYPIYDSFNRLLSDGAYDVSFRFDNDFPAWYLALAGDHIGPGSNRIAELTLGRKTPAGALEFKYRLAYEAVDSTLLQLGLRSVF; the protein is encoded by the coding sequence ATGAGATTAAACTGGCTGATCGCGGGGCTCCTGGTTTTCGGCTGGGCCGCGCCGGTTATGGCGGCCGGCGGGACCGATGATGATTTCTACCTTCGCGACGTGCCGCTGGGACACTACGCTTACGAATCGGTCTACGATCTGGTCAGGTTAGGTGTGACCAAAGGGTTCCCGGACTCGACTTACCGGGGCGGCAAACCGATCTCCCGCTTTGAGCTTGCTTCTTTCCTCTCTAAATATAATTATTCCGAAGATAAGGTCCAGGCGGAGCATGAAAAACTATTGGCGGAACTGCGCGCCGAGGTCAATCTCTTGAAACAGCCGGAAAAAAAGGACGGCCGCCTGGTCGTTAACGGCGAAATTACCGGCGGTTTTAAGTCCGGTCAGGCCAACGGGGCGGAACGGAGCCTCTTTGACTACCGGTTAAAGCTTGATCTGGAGCGGCAACTTGATGAAAATGCCCGGATCCGGGTCGGTCTTGATACGATGGACAACGGGTTTAACGGCGGGAACCGCGATTTGGTCAGGGATTTGCTGGAGATCGAAGGGGTTTACAAATTCGACGCCTCGGCCCTGATCTTCACTTCCGGACCCGGCGACGTTCTTCATTTGAGCGCGTTCCCCTCCGAGAACGGCGAGGTCTATCGCCGAATAAAGCGGGGCGTTAAATACCTCTCCAGTTACCGTAATACCGGCTTCGGCATCGAATACCTGGCCCGCGGCAACGATCCGGCCGGGACGATCGCCGATGAGGAGCTGGCCCTGCCGCTGGTCCAGAATTTTCGCGGCGTAAAAGTCGGCCTTAATCCCCGTTTCTTTTCAAACAGCGGAGATAAAGCGGTCCATCTTGATCTGACCCTTCGGGCGGGGCCGACCCCGAACCTGCGTTACAGTCTGCTTTTGGGGATCGGCCGTTTGGCCGGGATCGATCAGGGGTTGTACGTCAAAGGCGAATTATTGCTCTGGAACAAATTGACCCTTGGCGCCCAAAAGATCGGCGCCGGCCATCGGGAAAAAGGTTTTTATCCGATCTATGATTCTTTTAATCGGTTGTTGAGCGACGGCGCGTATGATGTTAGTTTCCGGTTCGACAACGATTTTCCGGCCTGGTACCTGGCGCTGGCCGGGGATCATATCGGTCCCGGTTCAAATCGGATCGCGGAACTGACGCTGGGGCGGAAAACCCCGGCGGGCGCGCTGGAATTTAAATACCGCCTTGCTTATGAAGCGGTTGATTCCACTCTGTTGCAACTAGGGTTGAGAAGTGTTTTTTAG
- a CDS encoding S-layer homology domain-containing protein gives MKHKIAIIIVVLGFLAGSSSAQTSEVKILDLPNYHWGYAAVYDLIRLGVTKGYPDGTYRGNKPMTRYEAALFLSKLSESFAGKDFSADLKNLRDQIVALKRKPKVKDELEVTGKYVSKWETGNLLATNGAKPGTLGNYRLVVTASREFSSDAAVKVNLDTMDYGYYDDGTGAAGHGKLAPELMDIESRFAVALAPDSSPLEVKVTYGPGPKRHLADPTGAIPSEIGMTYIRPDSGVLASTKVHGAELKGGFYSRQIAGGDYFQNDNSGKATSSLLTGTVGFDLNSVKLDFTGDYMSLGSLSTDNRTMRAKIAVTAPLGEKVSASGTIGFGSEKKKMMVAGSVSLNDPWDTGTVFTVQAAKIGSEYISPAFTADRFDFAGYDGFNRPLENGTVNVGGKLVQLVADNAKLFGRGDIRMGSDLKYAGDRARFTAEGGIIYSLSPNVDFDAAYRVHQDMELNDASDLASVGLMYRF, from the coding sequence ATGAAGCATAAAATTGCGATAATTATAGTTGTTTTAGGGTTTCTAGCCGGATCGTCATCGGCACAAACCAGTGAGGTCAAGATCTTGGATCTCCCCAATTATCATTGGGGCTACGCCGCGGTCTACGATCTGATCAGGCTGGGGGTAACCAAAGGTTATCCGGATGGGACTTACCGGGGGAATAAACCGATGACCCGCTATGAAGCCGCCCTCTTTCTTTCCAAGCTGTCGGAATCGTTTGCCGGGAAAGACTTTTCCGCCGACCTGAAAAATCTGCGCGATCAGATCGTCGCGCTCAAGCGGAAGCCGAAGGTCAAGGACGAGTTGGAAGTGACCGGCAAATACGTCAGTAAGTGGGAAACCGGCAACCTTCTGGCGACCAATGGGGCAAAGCCCGGGACCCTGGGGAACTATCGGCTGGTGGTGACGGCGTCGCGCGAGTTCAGTTCCGATGCCGCGGTCAAGGTTAATCTCGACACCATGGATTACGGCTATTATGACGACGGGACCGGCGCGGCCGGCCACGGCAAGCTGGCGCCGGAGCTTATGGACATTGAATCGCGTTTCGCGGTCGCCCTGGCGCCCGATTCTTCTCCCTTGGAGGTCAAGGTGACTTACGGCCCCGGGCCGAAAAGGCATCTGGCCGATCCGACCGGCGCCATTCCGAGCGAGATCGGCATGACCTATATCCGGCCCGACAGCGGGGTGCTGGCTTCCACCAAAGTCCACGGCGCTGAACTAAAAGGGGGCTTTTATTCCCGCCAGATCGCCGGCGGCGACTATTTTCAGAACGATAACAGCGGGAAGGCGACCTCCAGCTTGTTGACCGGAACGGTCGGATTCGATCTGAACAGCGTTAAGCTTGATTTTACCGGCGATTACATGTCGCTCGGCAGTTTGTCGACCGATAACCGGACCATGCGGGCGAAGATCGCCGTCACCGCGCCGCTCGGCGAAAAAGTTTCGGCCAGCGGCACGATCGGTTTCGGCTCGGAAAAGAAAAAAATGATGGTTGCCGGGAGCGTTTCGCTGAACGACCCCTGGGATACCGGCACTGTTTTTACCGTCCAGGCGGCGAAGATCGGTTCGGAATACATCAGCCCGGCCTTTACCGCCGATCGTTTTGATTTCGCCGGCTACGACGGGTTCAACCGTCCGCTGGAGAACGGGACCGTCAACGTCGGCGGAAAGTTGGTACAGCTGGTTGCCGATAACGCTAAACTTTTCGGCCGCGGCGATATCCGAATGGGGAGCGACCTGAAATATGCCGGGGACCGGGCCCGGTTCACCGCCGAAGGGGGAATCATTTACAGCCTGTCGCCGAACGTCGATTTTGACGCCGCTTACCGCGTTCACCAGGATATGGAACTTAATGATGCCTCTGATCTCGCTTCAGTTGGTTTGATGTATCGCTTTTAA